One genomic segment of Hordeum vulgare subsp. vulgare chromosome 2H, MorexV3_pseudomolecules_assembly, whole genome shotgun sequence includes these proteins:
- the LOC123428701 gene encoding protein NRT1/ PTR FAMILY 8.2-like, which yields MGEVGADMIYTQDGTVDMKGNQAVKSNTGNWRACPYILANECCERLAYYGMSANLSNFMVDNMGMNKTAAANSVTNWTGTCYAAPLIGAFLADAYLGRFWTIASFVIIYIIGLGLLTIAASVKGLVPTCAAKGVCDPTAGQTAAVFVGLYLVALGTGGIKPCVSSFGADQFDEHDESERRSKSSFFNWFYLSINIGALVASSVVVNVQVHYGWGWGFGIPAVAMAIAVGSFFVGTPLYRHQRPGGSPLTRIAQVLVAATRKLGVPVDGSALYETVDRDSGIEGSRKLEHTEQFRFLDKAAVETPADRTATTPSAWRLCTVTQVEELKSVVRLLPIWASGIVFAAVYGQMNTMFVFQGDTLDKRMGAHFSIPSASLSTFDTLSVIFWVPVYDRLLVPAVRSVTGHPRGFTQLQRMGVGLVVSIFSMVAAGVLELVRLRTIARHGLYGEDDIVPISIFWQVPQYFIVGAAEVFVFVGQLEFFYDQAPDAMRSMCMALSLTAISLGSYVSTLLVTVVKKVTTRGGKEGWIPDKNLNVGHLDYFFWLMTVLSVVNFAIYLPIANWYAYKRSVEDGDNPDANEGGDDPHDQ from the exons ATGGGGGAGGTTGGTGCCGACATGATCTACACCCAAGATGGCACCGTGGACATGAAGGGCAACCAGGCCGTCAAGAGCAACACCGGCAACTGGCGCGCCTGCCCCTACATCCTCG CTAACGAATGTTGCGAGCGGCTGGCGTACTACGGCATGAGCGCCAACCTGAGCAACTTCATGGTGGAcaacatgggcatgaacaaaaccGCCGCCGCCAACAGCGTCACCAACTGGACGGGGACCTGCTATGCCGCCCCCCTCATCGGCGCCTTCCTCGCCGACGCCTACCTCGGCCGCTTCTGGACCATCGCCTCCTTCGTAATCATCTACATCATCGGCCTGGGGCTCCTGACGATTGCGGCGTCGGTGAAAGGGCTGGTGCCGAcgtgcgcggccaagggggtgtgCGACCCGACGGCGGGGCAGACGGCGGCGGTGTTCGTGGGTCTCTACCTCGTCGCTCTGGGCACGGGCGGGATCAAGCCCTGCGTGTCCTCGTTCGGAGCCGACCAGTTCGACGAGCACGACGAAAGCGAGCGGCGGAGCAAGAGTTCCTTCTTCAACTGGTTCTACTTGTCCATCAACATCGGCGCGCTGGTGGCGTCATCCGTGGTGGTGAATGTGCAGGTCCACTACGGCTGGGGCTGGGGCTTCGGCATCCCCGCCGTCGCCATGGCCATCGCCGTCGGCAGCTTCTTCGTCGGCACGCCTCTCTACCGCCACCAGCGCCCCGGCGGCAGCCCGCTCACCCGCATCGCGCAGGTGCTCGTCGCGGCCACGCGCAAGCTGGGCGTCCCCGTCGACGGGTCGGCGCTGTACGAGACGGTGGACAGGGACTCCGGCATCGAGGGGAGCCGCAAGCTGGAGCACACCGAGCAGTTCAGGTTCCTCGACAAGGCGGCCGTGGAGACGCCGGCGGACAGGACAGCGACCACACCATCGGCGTGGAGGCTCTGCACGGTGACGCAGGTGGAGGAGCTCAAGAGCGTGGTGAGGCTGCTGCCCATCTGGGCGAGCGGCATCGTCTTCGCGGCGGTGTACGGGCAGATGAACACCATGTTCGTGTTCCAGGGAGACACCCTCGACAAGCGCATGGGCGCCCACTTCTCCATCCCCTCTGCCTCGCTCTCTACCTTCGACACCCTCAGCGTCATTTTCTGGGTGCCCGTGTACGACCGCCTCCTCGTCCCGGCCGTCCGCTCTGTCACCGGCCACCCCCGCGGCTTCACGCAGCTCCAGCGCATGGGTGTCGGACTTGTCGTCTCAATCTTCTCCATGGTCGCCGCCGGCGTGCTCGAGCTCGTCCGCCTCCGCACGATCGCGCGGCacgggctgtacggagaggacgaCATCGTGCCCATCTCCATCTTCTGGCAGGTGCCGCAGTACTTCATCGTCGGAGCGGCCGAGGTGTTCGTCTTCGTGGGGCAGCTGGAGTTCTTCTACGACCAGGCGCCGGACGCCATGAGGAGCATGTGCATGGCGCTGTCGCTGACGGCGATATCACTTGGAAGCTACGTGAGCACGCTGCTGGTGACGGTGGTGAAGAAGGTGACGACGAGGGGCGGGAAGGAAGGGTGGATCCCGGACAAGAACCTCAACGTCGGTCACCTCGACTATTTCTTCTGGCTGATGACCGTGCTCAGCGTTGTCAACTTTGCTATCTACCTGCCCATCGCCAACTGGTACGCCTACAAGAGGAGCGTCGAAGACGGAGACAACCCGGACGCCAATGAAGGAGGTGATGATCCACATGACCAGTGA
- the LOC123427581 gene encoding nudix hydrolase 8-like — MESCGLVDTAAAAPCSTPGGRRRGRAGSAARFFNCHSSSREHGVSASYSIGRMLSGVRSAARRKLFRSEPEWMGVNWPDSTGRHWWTTLENNFVLESSEDEYGGVVVEADRLPSDEAAFAGSLVASLSYWKSVGKKGVWLKLPVDRSEFVPIAVKEGFKYHHAEEAYLMLTFWIPDEPSLLPANASHQVGVGGFVINDQMEVLVVQEKYRGWALDGVWKLPTGFIQESEEIYTGAIREVQEETGVDTEFVDVVAFRHAHNVAFQKSDLFFICMLRPLSSSIKIDETEIQAAKWMPLEEFVKQPFIQEDHMFQKIMDICIQRLRKCYCGLTAHNVVSKFDGRQSTLYYNVGEPEDVNCDAA; from the exons ATGGAGAGCTGCGGCTTGGTTGACACGGCCGCCGCCGCTCCGTGCTCGACGCCGGGCGGGCGCCGCCGTGGCCGCGCCGGGAGCGCCGCGAGGTTCTTCAACTGCCACAGCTCCTCCAGAG AGCATGGGGTGAGCGCGTCCTACTCCATCGGCCGGATGCTGAGCGGGGTGAGGTCGGCGGCGCGGAGGAAGCTGTTCAGGAGCGAGCCCGAGTGGATGGGCGTCAACTGGCCCGACTCCACCGGCCGCCATTGGTGGACCACTCTGGAGAACAACTTCGTGCTGGAGTCCTCCGAGGACGAGTACGGCGGGGTCGTCGTCGAAGCCGACAGGCTGCCGTCCGACGAGGCCGCCTTCGCCGGGTCACTGGTGGCTTCCCTCTCCTACTGGAAGTCCGTG GGAAAGAAAGGGGTGTGGCTGAAGTTGCCAGTGGATCGTTCTGAGTTTGTTCCAATAGCAGTGAAG GAAGGATTCAAGTACCACCACGCGGAGGAGGCCTACCTGATGCTGACATTCTGGATCCCCGACGAGCCGTCTCTGCTCCcagcgaacgcttctcatcaggtCGGCGTCGGGGGCTTCGTGATCAATGATCAAATGGAG GTCCTAGTGGTACAAGAGAAGTACCGCGGCTGGGCGTTGGACGGTGTGTGGAAACTTCCCACGGGGTTCATTCAGGAG TCGGAAGAAATATATACGGGAGCCATCAGAGAGGTCCAGGAGGAGACAGGG GTTGACACTGAATTCGTGGATGTGGTTGCCTTCAG GCACGCGCACAACGTGGCATTTCAGAAGTccgacctgttcttcatctgcatGCTGAGGCCTCTGTCGAGCTCGATCAAGATCGACGAAACAGAGATTCAGGCAGCAAAG TGGATGCCGCTGGAGGAGTTCGTGAAGCAGCCGTTCATCCAGGAGGACCACATGTTCCAGAAGATCATGGACATCTGCATCCAGCGGCTGAGGAAGTGCTACTGCGGCCTCACGGCGCACAACGTCGTCTCCAAGTTCGACGGCAGGCAGTCGACCCTCTATTACAACGTGGGCGAACCCGAGGATGTCAACTGTGACGCTGCCTGA